In Hypanus sabinus isolate sHypSab1 unplaced genomic scaffold, sHypSab1.hap1 scaffold_307, whole genome shotgun sequence, the following proteins share a genomic window:
- the LOC132388374 gene encoding zinc finger protein 229-like produces MAHQRVRTGERPFTCSDCGKGFKYSSKLKEHQRVHTGEKPFTCSDCGKRFTRSSTLMAHRRVHTGERPFTCSDCGKGFTCSSKLKEHQRVHTGEKPFSCSDCGKEFTRSSDLLTHRSVHTGERPFTCSDCGKGFTWSSDLLVHQRVHTGERPFTCSDCGKGFTCSSQLKVHQRVHTGERPFTCSECGKRFTRSSELLVHKSVHTGVRLFTCSDCGKGFTRSSTLMAHQRFHTGERPFTCSDCGKGFPCLSNLKEHQRIHTGERPFSCSDCGKAFISSSKLKVHQRIHTGERPFTCSDCGKGFTQSSDLLVHQSVHTGERPFTCSDCGKGFTRSSKLLVHQRIHTGEKPFNCSVCGMRFSQSSTLQRHQRVHTGEKSFTCSVCGRRFTRSSHLLSHQRVHTGETVHLL; encoded by the coding sequence atggctcatcagcgagttcgcactggggagaggccattcacctgctcggactgtgggaagggattcaaatactcatctaaactgaaggaacaccagcgagttcacactggagagaagccgttcacctgctcagactgcgggaagagattcactcgttcatccaccctaatggcacaccggcgagttcacaccggggagcggccgttcacctgctcagactgtgggaagggattcacttgctcatctaaactgaaggaacatcagcgagttcacactggagagaagccgttcagctgctcagactgtgggaaggaattcactcggtcatccgacctactGACACAcaggtcagttcacactggggagaggccgttcacctgctcggactgtgggaagggattcacttggtcatcggacctactggtacaccagcgagttcacactggagagaggccgttcacctgctcagactgcgggaagggattcacttgctcatcccaactgaaggtacatcagagagttcacactggggagaggccgttcacctgctcagagtgtgggaagagattcactcggtcatctgaactactggtacacaagtcagttcacactggggtcaggctgttcacctgctcggactgcgggaagggattcactcggtcatccaccctaatggcacaccagcgatttcacaccggggagcggccattcacgtgctcagactgtggaaagggattccctTGCTTATCTAACCTGAAGGAGCATCAgagaattcacactggagagaggccgttctcttgctcagactgtgggaaggcattcatttcgtcatctaaactgaaggtacatcagcgaattcacactggggagaggccattcacctgctcagactgcgggaagggattcactcagtcatctgacctactggtacaccagtcagttcacactggagagaggccgttcacctgctcagactgcgggaagggattcactcggtcatccaaactactggtacaccagcgaattcacactggcgAGAAGCCGTTcaactgttcagtctgtgggatgagattcagtcagtcatccaccctacagagacatcagcgagttcacactggggagaagtcgttcacctgctcagtctgtgggaggagattcactcggtcatcccacctactaagtcatcagcgagttcacacgggagagactgttcacctgctgtga